One segment of Gilliamella sp. ESL0441 DNA contains the following:
- the leuA gene encoding 2-isopropylmalate synthase, whose product MSNQVIIFDTTLRDGEQALQASLSVKEKLQIALALERMRVDVMEVGFPVSSPGDFESVQTIAKTIKDSRVCALSRCIDKDIDVAAEALKVADQFRIHTFMATSTLHVQDKLKMTFDDVVDRAVHCIKRARNYTNDVEFSCEDAGRTPIDNLCRIVEAAIKAGATTINIPDTVGYTVPYQFGGIIRTLFERVPNIDKAIISVHCHDDLGMSVANSISAIQEGARQIEGAMNGLGERAGNTALEEVIMAIKVRQNILNVHTNINHQEIYRTSQIVSQITNMPIPANKAVIGSNAFAHSSGIHQDGILKNRETYEIMTPESIGLNQIQLNLTSRSGRAAVKHRLEELGYHDTDYNLDQVYEAFLELADKKGQVFDYDLEALIFINQLKDEQDHYKLDYFNVQSGSTVVSTASVSLIIGDQKFSDAATGNGPVDAVYQAINRITGEPISIVKYQLASKGQGENALGQVDIVAEYKGRKFHGVGLATDIVHSSALALINVLNNVYRANQVAEEKQKLHHA is encoded by the coding sequence ATGAGCAACCAAGTCATTATTTTTGATACAACATTACGTGATGGCGAACAGGCATTACAAGCAAGTCTAAGTGTAAAAGAAAAATTGCAAATTGCATTAGCTTTAGAACGAATGCGAGTTGATGTTATGGAGGTTGGTTTTCCTGTTTCTTCTCCCGGTGATTTTGAATCGGTACAAACCATTGCAAAAACCATCAAAGATAGTCGGGTTTGTGCGCTATCACGCTGTATTGATAAGGATATTGATGTTGCCGCTGAAGCATTGAAAGTTGCGGATCAGTTTCGCATTCATACCTTTATGGCAACATCGACGTTACATGTACAAGATAAATTAAAAATGACATTTGATGATGTCGTTGACAGGGCTGTGCACTGCATTAAGCGTGCACGTAATTATACTAATGATGTGGAGTTTTCTTGTGAAGATGCAGGTCGTACCCCAATTGATAACTTATGTCGGATCGTTGAAGCGGCAATTAAAGCCGGGGCAACGACGATCAATATCCCAGATACTGTCGGTTATACTGTTCCTTATCAATTTGGTGGCATTATTCGTACCTTATTTGAACGTGTCCCGAACATTGATAAAGCGATTATCTCTGTTCATTGTCATGATGACTTGGGTATGTCGGTGGCTAACTCGATTAGCGCGATTCAAGAAGGTGCTCGGCAAATTGAAGGGGCGATGAATGGTTTAGGTGAACGAGCAGGAAACACCGCTTTGGAAGAAGTGATTATGGCGATCAAAGTTCGTCAAAATATCCTAAATGTTCATACTAATATCAATCATCAAGAAATTTATCGTACCAGTCAAATTGTCAGTCAAATTACCAATATGCCAATACCGGCGAATAAAGCCGTTATTGGCAGTAATGCTTTTGCGCACTCATCCGGTATTCATCAAGATGGTATTCTAAAAAACCGAGAAACCTACGAAATCATGACCCCAGAATCAATTGGGTTAAACCAAATTCAATTGAATCTTACTTCACGTTCAGGGCGTGCAGCGGTTAAGCATCGCTTAGAAGAATTAGGCTACCATGATACAGACTATAATTTAGATCAAGTTTATGAAGCTTTTCTTGAATTGGCAGACAAAAAAGGACAAGTTTTTGATTATGATCTTGAAGCATTAATATTTATTAACCAATTAAAAGATGAACAAGATCATTACAAATTAGATTATTTTAATGTTCAATCAGGTTCCACGGTCGTTTCGACCGCATCAGTGAGCTTAATTATTGGTGACCAAAAATTCTCTGATGCAGCAACTGGCAATGGCCCGGTCGATGCCGTTTATCAAGCAATAAATCGTATTACTGGCGAACCTATTTCAATTGTTAAATATCAATTGGCATCAAAAGGTCAAGGCGAAAATGCGCTAGGTCAGGTTGATATTGTTGCTGAATATAAAGGTCGAAAATTTCACGGCGTTGGGCTAGCTACCGATATTGTGCATTCGTCAGCTTTAGCATTGATAAATGTCTTGAATAATGTTTATCGAGCAAACCAAGTTGCCGAGGAAAAACAAAAATTACATCATGCGTAA
- the leuB gene encoding 3-isopropylmalate dehydrogenase, translating to MSQNYHIAVLPGDGIGPEVMKQAYKVLNIIRQKYQLSITTSEYDVGGAAIDIHGCPLPNDTLEGCEKADAILFGSVGGPKWTHLPPDQQPERGALLPLRKHFKLFANMRPASLYQGLEELCPLREDIAKRGFDILCMRELTGGIYFGLPKGREGTGAQEKAYDTEVYHRFEIERIAKMAFEAAKIRRKKVTSVDKANVLQTSILWREVVTEIAKGYPDVTLEHMYIDNATMQLVKDPSQFDVILCSNLFGDILSDECAMITGSMGMLPSASLNEQGFGLYEPAGGSAPDIAGKNIANPAAQILSLALLVRYSLKRDDIAKAIENAVNRALEQGIRTIDLARGGQYVSTDEMGDAICHFI from the coding sequence ATGTCACAAAATTACCATATTGCAGTATTACCCGGGGATGGAATTGGGCCAGAAGTGATGAAACAAGCCTACAAAGTGCTTAATATTATCCGTCAAAAATATCAACTTTCTATTACGACTAGTGAATATGATGTTGGTGGTGCAGCGATTGATATTCATGGATGTCCACTACCTAATGACACGCTGGAAGGTTGTGAAAAAGCCGATGCCATTTTGTTTGGTTCTGTTGGTGGGCCTAAATGGACACATTTACCGCCAGATCAACAACCAGAACGTGGTGCATTATTACCGCTACGAAAACATTTTAAATTATTTGCTAATATGCGCCCAGCAAGTCTTTATCAAGGTTTAGAAGAACTTTGTCCTTTACGTGAAGACATTGCAAAACGTGGCTTTGATATTTTATGTATGCGTGAATTAACTGGTGGTATCTATTTTGGTTTACCAAAAGGACGTGAAGGCACAGGTGCACAAGAAAAGGCTTATGATACCGAAGTTTATCATCGATTTGAAATTGAACGTATCGCAAAAATGGCTTTTGAAGCAGCTAAAATTCGACGTAAAAAAGTCACCTCGGTAGATAAAGCTAACGTTTTGCAAACATCAATATTATGGCGAGAAGTTGTCACAGAAATCGCTAAAGGTTATCCCGATGTCACGCTTGAACATATGTATATTGATAATGCCACTATGCAACTGGTGAAAGACCCTTCACAATTTGATGTGATTTTATGTTCAAACCTATTTGGCGACATTTTATCGGATGAATGTGCCATGATAACCGGTTCAATGGGAATGCTACCTTCTGCAAGTCTAAATGAGCAAGGTTTTGGATTATATGAACCCGCAGGCGGTAGTGCACCCGATATAGCAGGAAAAAATATTGCCAATCCAGCCGCCCAAATACTTTCTTTAGCATTATTAGTCCGTTATAGCTTAAAACGTGATGATATTGCTAAAGCAATCGAAAATGCAGTTAATCGAGCGCTGGAACAAGGCATCAGAACAATTGATTTAGCTCGAGGTGGTCAGTATGTTTCAACCGATGAAATGGGCGATGCTATCTGCCATTTTATCTAA
- the leuC gene encoding 3-isopropylmalate dehydratase large subunit translates to MSTTPKTLYQKLYDAHVVYEAPNETPILYIDRHLVHEVTSPQAFDGLRAMNRKVRQPHKTFATMDHNTSTKSNDLNACSEMAQIQLTELAKNAEEFGVSLYGLHSPLRGIVHVVGPEQGMTLPGMTIVCGDSHTATHGAFGALAFGIGTSEVEHVLATQTLKQGRAKTMKIEVKGQVADGITAKDIILAIIGKTTSAGGTGHVVEFCGEAIKALSMEGRMTLCNMAIEMGAKAGLVAPDEVTFAYLKGRQFSPKGDDFDKAVDYWKTLKTDDGAHFDRVVTLEAKDIAPQVTWGTNPGQVTSIDATVPNPNDFADPIEKQSAQRALTYMGLTAGTKMSDIKINKVFIGSCTNSRIEDLRAAAKIAQGRKVANGVQALVVPGSGPVKQQAEAEGLDKIFIDAGFEWRLPGCSMCLAMNDDKLAPGDRCASTSNRNFEGRQGRDARTHLVSPAMAAAAAITGYFTDIRKPF, encoded by the coding sequence ATGTCAACAACTCCAAAAACATTGTATCAAAAATTATATGATGCGCATGTTGTATATGAAGCGCCAAATGAAACACCTATTTTATATATCGACCGTCACTTAGTTCATGAAGTGACCTCACCTCAAGCTTTTGATGGTTTACGGGCGATGAATCGAAAAGTGAGACAACCCCATAAAACCTTTGCAACGATGGATCATAATACCTCAACCAAAAGTAATGATTTAAATGCATGTAGCGAAATGGCACAAATTCAATTAACCGAACTTGCAAAAAATGCTGAAGAATTTGGCGTTTCACTTTACGGGCTACACAGTCCATTGCGAGGTATTGTCCATGTTGTCGGCCCAGAACAAGGGATGACATTACCCGGTATGACAATAGTTTGTGGGGATTCACATACCGCAACACATGGCGCTTTCGGCGCACTCGCTTTTGGTATAGGCACATCAGAAGTTGAACATGTTTTAGCAACGCAAACCTTAAAACAAGGTCGTGCTAAAACCATGAAAATTGAAGTGAAAGGTCAGGTTGCCGACGGCATTACCGCTAAAGACATTATTTTAGCCATTATCGGTAAGACAACCAGTGCTGGCGGCACAGGGCATGTCGTTGAGTTTTGCGGTGAAGCCATTAAAGCCTTATCAATGGAAGGCCGTATGACTCTATGTAATATGGCAATTGAAATGGGAGCTAAGGCTGGTCTGGTAGCACCGGATGAAGTCACCTTTGCATACTTAAAAGGTCGCCAATTTTCACCAAAAGGGGACGATTTTGACAAAGCGGTAGATTATTGGAAAACCTTAAAAACCGATGACGGTGCACATTTTGATCGTGTTGTTACTCTTGAAGCCAAAGATATTGCCCCACAAGTCACATGGGGAACTAATCCCGGACAGGTCACATCCATTGATGCTACCGTGCCAAATCCAAATGATTTTGCTGATCCCATCGAAAAACAGTCTGCTCAGCGTGCATTAACCTATATGGGATTAACCGCAGGAACAAAAATGAGTGATATCAAGATTAATAAAGTCTTTATTGGATCCTGTACTAATTCTCGAATTGAAGATCTCCGTGCCGCGGCAAAAATTGCTCAAGGACGTAAAGTCGCTAACGGCGTGCAAGCTTTAGTGGTGCCTGGTTCTGGGCCTGTGAAGCAACAAGCTGAAGCCGAAGGTTTAGATAAGATTTTTATCGATGCGGGTTTTGAGTGGCGTCTACCTGGGTGTTCAATGTGTTTAGCCATGAATGATGATAAATTAGCACCGGGGGATCGCTGTGCATCGACCAGTAATCGTAATTTTGAAGGGCGACAAGGTCGAGACGCCAGAACGCATTTAGTCAGTCCTGCTATGGCAGCCGCAGCAGCAATCACTGGCTATTTTACAGATATTCGCAAACCATTTTAA